One genomic segment of Geothermobacter hydrogeniphilus includes these proteins:
- a CDS encoding CoA transferase encodes MSAKPLAGLKVVTLAVNLPGPVAARALLRLGASVTKVEPAAADPMQHYCADWYRDLNAGQAIIRLDLKTEEGRAGLARLLQEADLLITATRPVSLAKLGLGWEELHEKYPRLCQVAIVGHAAPRHNEPGHDLTYQAEAGLLSPPQLPRTLLADMAGAEQAVGAALALLLGRERGAGSGFAEVALASAAAAMAEPLRYGVTAAGALLGGGLAGYNLYRARDGWVALAALEPHFLRRVAAELHCDGRDKDALQKVFLNRTAGEWQQWGLARDLPLVALVSRAVNSAF; translated from the coding sequence ATGTCGGCGAAACCCCTGGCGGGGTTGAAGGTTGTCACCCTGGCGGTCAACCTGCCCGGTCCTGTCGCCGCGCGGGCGCTGTTGCGTCTCGGTGCGAGCGTGACCAAGGTCGAACCGGCGGCGGCCGATCCAATGCAGCATTACTGTGCCGATTGGTATCGGGATCTGAACGCCGGTCAGGCAATTATCAGGCTGGACCTCAAGACAGAGGAGGGCCGGGCCGGGCTGGCGCGGCTGCTGCAGGAGGCGGATCTGCTCATCACCGCCACCCGCCCGGTCTCCCTGGCAAAACTCGGCCTGGGTTGGGAAGAGCTGCATGAAAAGTATCCGCGCCTCTGCCAGGTGGCGATCGTGGGCCATGCCGCGCCACGCCATAATGAGCCCGGGCATGATCTGACCTACCAGGCCGAGGCCGGCCTGCTCTCTCCGCCGCAATTGCCGCGGACCCTGCTGGCCGACATGGCGGGCGCGGAACAGGCGGTCGGCGCGGCTCTGGCGCTTCTTCTGGGTCGTGAGCGAGGCGCGGGGAGCGGTTTTGCGGAGGTGGCCCTGGCCTCTGCGGCTGCCGCCATGGCCGAACCGCTGCGCTACGGGGTGACAGCCGCCGGCGCTCTGCTGGGGGGTGGGCTGGCCGGCTACAATCTCTACCGCGCCCGGGATGGCTGGGTGGCGCTGGCGGCCCTGGAACCACATTTTCTGCGGCGGGTGGCCGCGGAACTTCACTGCGACGGCCGGGACAAGGATGCGCTGCAAAAGGTTTTTCTGAACCGGACCGCCGGGGAATGGCAACAATGGGGGCTGGCACGGGATCTCCCGCTTGTCGCCCTGGTGTCCCGTGCGGTTAATTCTGCCTTCTAA
- a CDS encoding acetyl-CoA C-acetyltransferase gives MTDAYIYDAIRTPRGRGKKDGALYPIKPVALLGNLLNSLQQRHQLETAQVDDIVIGCVTPVGEQGGNIAKTAALYAGWDEVVGGFQLNRFCASGLEAVNLAAMKIRSGWEDLVVAGGLESMSRVPMMSDGGPWAADPETSCKTGFVPQGIGADLIATLEGFTREDLDRFALSSHRKAAAAHQNGHFSRSLVPVVDRAGEVVLDHDELIRADAAEESLAALKPSFAGLGQLGFDQVALARYPQVDHIEHLHTPGNSSGIVDGAALLLIGSEAKGRDLGLSPRGRILATAVTSTDPTIMLVGPAPATRKALNKAGLTVEDIDLFEVNEAFASVVLKFQADLSVPMEKINVNGGAIAMGHPLGATGAILVGTLLDELERRRLRYGLCTLCVGGGMGIATIIERL, from the coding sequence ATGACAGATGCGTATATCTACGACGCTATCCGCACGCCGCGCGGCCGGGGGAAAAAAGACGGCGCGCTCTATCCCATCAAACCGGTCGCCCTGCTCGGCAACCTGTTGAACAGCCTGCAGCAACGCCATCAACTGGAGACCGCCCAGGTCGATGATATCGTCATTGGTTGTGTCACTCCGGTCGGCGAACAGGGCGGGAATATCGCCAAGACCGCCGCTCTCTATGCCGGGTGGGATGAGGTCGTCGGCGGCTTTCAGCTCAATCGCTTCTGTGCTTCGGGGTTGGAGGCGGTGAATCTGGCAGCAATGAAAATTCGCTCGGGTTGGGAGGATCTGGTGGTCGCCGGCGGTCTTGAATCGATGTCGCGGGTACCGATGATGTCCGATGGGGGGCCCTGGGCGGCCGATCCGGAAACCTCCTGCAAAACCGGCTTCGTCCCCCAGGGGATCGGAGCCGACCTGATCGCGACCCTGGAGGGATTCACGCGGGAAGACCTGGACCGGTTCGCTCTCTCCTCCCACAGAAAAGCGGCGGCCGCTCATCAGAACGGACATTTTTCACGCTCGCTGGTTCCGGTCGTGGATCGCGCCGGCGAAGTCGTGCTTGACCATGACGAACTGATCCGCGCCGATGCCGCGGAAGAAAGTCTGGCGGCCCTCAAGCCGTCCTTTGCGGGTCTCGGCCAGCTCGGGTTTGACCAGGTTGCACTGGCCAGGTATCCGCAGGTTGACCATATCGAGCATCTGCACACCCCGGGCAATTCTTCGGGGATTGTCGATGGCGCCGCGCTTCTGCTGATCGGCAGCGAAGCCAAGGGCAGGGATCTCGGCCTGAGCCCGCGCGGGCGGATTCTGGCCACGGCGGTTACCAGCACCGATCCGACCATCATGCTGGTCGGACCGGCGCCGGCAACCCGCAAGGCGCTCAATAAAGCCGGGTTGACGGTCGAGGATATCGACCTGTTCGAAGTCAACGAGGCCTTTGCTTCGGTGGTGCTGAAATTTCAGGCGGACTTGTCCGTCCCCATGGAAAAAATCAATGTCAATGGCGGTGCCATCGCCATGGGACATCCCCTCGGCGCCACCGGGGCCATACTGGTCGGAACCCTCCTCGACGAGTTGGAACGCCGTCGTCTGCGTTACGGACTCTGTACTCTCTGTGTCGGTGGCGGCATGGGAATCGCGACCATTATTGAACGCCTGTAG